In one window of Tellurirhabdus rosea DNA:
- a CDS encoding PorP/SprF family type IX secretion system membrane protein has product MSNKFYPAFLFAVAFLAATTARAQQDPQFSLYMLNPVYYNPATAGSEGVTRFQLTHRTQWAGYQGTFDDGGAPSTQLFSFNMPLRKIRSGIGVVAMNDRLGPQINQAVQLAYALRLPLNTGTLALGVQGGLYNKGLNFDQLRPGEPGDPLIPGGRVNQIQPDVAAGVHYSTPVYYIGASMQHLNQSSFRLGTDRSVNPLARAAYFTAGYRYEWNEVLDIMPSVLVKTDLNTSSFEANAIVMYDKRHWVGFGYRQQDAIMATLGISLLNNNALRFGYSFDFITGGRQAKSPTSHEVLLSYSLPEPQAGRKPIIRTPRFRY; this is encoded by the coding sequence ATGTCAAATAAATTTTACCCTGCTTTCCTGTTTGCTGTTGCTTTTCTGGCTGCTACAACGGCCCGGGCGCAGCAGGACCCCCAGTTCAGTCTTTACATGCTCAATCCGGTGTATTACAATCCGGCTACGGCTGGTTCCGAAGGCGTTACGCGCTTTCAGCTGACCCACCGGACGCAATGGGCGGGATACCAGGGGACATTTGACGATGGCGGAGCTCCCAGCACGCAGCTGTTTTCGTTCAACATGCCCCTGCGGAAAATCCGGAGCGGGATCGGCGTGGTGGCGATGAACGACCGGCTCGGGCCGCAGATCAACCAGGCCGTTCAGCTGGCCTATGCCCTGCGACTGCCGCTGAACACCGGCACGCTGGCACTGGGCGTTCAGGGCGGACTGTACAACAAAGGGCTGAACTTTGACCAGCTGCGCCCCGGGGAGCCGGGCGACCCGCTCATTCCCGGCGGACGCGTCAATCAGATCCAGCCGGATGTGGCGGCGGGCGTTCACTACAGCACGCCCGTCTATTACATCGGGGCCAGTATGCAGCACCTCAACCAGTCGTCTTTCCGGCTGGGCACCGACCGTTCCGTAAATCCTCTGGCCCGGGCCGCTTACTTTACGGCCGGATATCGTTATGAGTGGAACGAAGTGCTGGACATCATGCCGTCGGTGCTGGTGAAAACGGACCTTAATACATCCTCCTTTGAAGCGAATGCCATTGTGATGTACGATAAGCGGCACTGGGTGGGTTTTGGTTACCGGCAGCAGGACGCCATTATGGCCACGCTCGGCATCAGTTTGCTCAACAACAACGCGCTTCGTTTCGGCTATTCATTTGATTTTATTACGGGCGGACGACAGGCCAAAAGCCCGACTTCGCACGAAGTGCTGCTTTCGTACTCGCTGCCGGAGCCGCAGGCGGGCCGCAAACCGATTATTCGGACGCCCCGATTCCGGTATTAG
- the porL gene encoding type IX secretion system motor protein PorL/GldL, with protein sequence MAKKNGNGSNFFFDKVLPTAYSLGAAVVVLGALFKIQHWTGGGEMLTIGLTVEAVIFALYALQTFAQPTTREPDWTRVYPELADDYAGELPQRRPALQSNGMTANMDKMLADAKVSPEVFERLGTSLRSLTDSVGQMRDISGATVATNEYAQSVRAAAANINEMNKSYGVAVTAMNAMADATQDAKEYRTQFQKITQSMGALNAVYELELQDTNKHLKAMNAFYGNLTSAMENMSDASRDTQQFKNELGKLTNNLASLNNVYGSMLTAMRGGTPAQAK encoded by the coding sequence ATGGCTAAAAAGAACGGTAACGGTTCAAATTTCTTTTTCGACAAAGTATTACCGACAGCGTATAGCTTAGGGGCGGCGGTCGTCGTACTCGGAGCACTTTTCAAAATTCAACACTGGACGGGCGGCGGCGAAATGCTAACCATCGGTCTGACCGTAGAAGCAGTTATCTTCGCCCTCTATGCCCTGCAAACGTTTGCCCAGCCTACGACGAGAGAACCGGACTGGACGCGGGTGTATCCGGAACTGGCTGACGATTATGCCGGTGAACTGCCGCAGCGCCGTCCGGCCCTGCAAAGTAACGGAATGACGGCCAACATGGACAAGATGCTGGCCGATGCCAAAGTATCCCCGGAAGTTTTCGAGCGGCTCGGCACGAGTCTGCGCAGCCTGACCGATTCGGTTGGCCAGATGCGCGACATCTCCGGAGCTACGGTAGCGACCAACGAATACGCACAAAGCGTTCGGGCAGCCGCGGCTAATATCAACGAGATGAACAAGTCGTACGGCGTGGCGGTAACGGCCATGAACGCGATGGCCGATGCCACGCAGGATGCCAAAGAATACCGGACGCAGTTCCAGAAAATTACGCAGAGCATGGGCGCCCTGAACGCCGTTTACGAACTGGAGCTTCAGGATACCAACAAGCACCTGAAAGCCATGAACGCGTTCTACGGCAACCTGACCAGCGCCATGGAAAACATGTCGGATGCCAGCCGTGATACGCAGCAGTTCAAAAACGAACTGGGCAAACTGACCAACAACCTGGCTTCCCTGAACAACGTGTACGGCAGCATGCTGACCGCAATGCGTGGCGGAACACCGGCTCAGGCGAAATAA
- the porK gene encoding T9SS ring complex lipoprotein PorK/GldK: MSNNWFTSNAARGVMVAALVVLLQGCGFLKSKFGKGGKTQDVGVTNGEITATARKGYKQTTPYGMVLVPSGSFMMGQADEDLAATQVNLNRRVTISSFYMDDAEISNHEYRQFVNALLTDSVSVLGEEEIMSKYYPDTTVWKNDFTYHNGDPMLEYYYSHPAFDTYPVVGVSWQAAQYFSKWRTNLYNDHRTKEGEFLSPRFRLPSEAEWEWAARGGRQSAKYPWGGPYVANGKGCYLANFKPQRGNFDADGYPYTAPANAYNSNDYGLYNMAGNVAEWTQDAYAENASAIVWDMNPTNDNPDEPRKVVRGGSWKDIAYYLETGTRYYEREDQKRSYIGFRCVMDNLMGRTASARAGRAGGGRR, translated from the coding sequence ATGAGTAACAATTGGTTTACTAGCAACGCAGCCCGGGGGGTGATGGTCGCGGCACTGGTGGTGCTTTTACAGGGTTGCGGGTTTCTTAAATCAAAGTTTGGCAAAGGAGGCAAGACACAGGATGTCGGCGTAACCAACGGTGAAATTACGGCAACAGCCCGGAAAGGCTACAAACAGACAACGCCTTATGGCATGGTTCTGGTCCCGTCCGGCTCATTCATGATGGGTCAGGCCGACGAAGACCTGGCCGCCACACAAGTCAACCTGAACCGTCGGGTGACGATCAGCTCGTTCTACATGGACGACGCCGAGATTTCCAACCACGAATACCGGCAGTTCGTCAACGCCCTGCTGACCGACTCGGTTTCGGTGCTGGGTGAAGAGGAGATCATGTCGAAATACTATCCGGATACAACTGTCTGGAAAAACGACTTTACGTACCACAACGGCGACCCGATGCTGGAGTACTACTACTCGCACCCGGCATTCGATACGTACCCGGTGGTGGGGGTAAGCTGGCAGGCCGCCCAGTATTTCAGCAAATGGCGGACGAACCTGTACAACGACCACCGCACGAAAGAAGGCGAGTTCCTGTCACCACGTTTCCGCCTGCCGTCCGAGGCAGAATGGGAATGGGCAGCACGGGGCGGCCGTCAGTCGGCTAAGTATCCCTGGGGTGGTCCTTACGTCGCCAATGGCAAAGGCTGCTATCTGGCCAACTTCAAGCCCCAGCGCGGTAATTTCGACGCAGACGGCTATCCGTACACGGCTCCGGCCAACGCGTACAACTCCAACGATTACGGTCTGTACAACATGGCCGGTAACGTAGCCGAGTGGACGCAGGATGCCTATGCCGAAAATGCTTCAGCCATTGTCTGGGATATGAACCCGACCAACGACAATCCGGATGAGCCGCGTAAAGTGGTCCGGGGCGGTTCGTGGAAAGATATCGCTTACTACCTCGAAACCGGTACGCGGTATTATGAACGGGAAGATCAGAAGCGGTCGTACATTGGTTTCCGTTGCGTGATGGACAACCTGATGGGCCGCACGGCATCCGCACGGGCCGGACGCGCCGGGGGCGGTCGCCGCTGA
- the porM gene encoding type IX secretion system motor protein PorM/GldM, which yields MAGAKESPRQKMIGMMYLVLTAMLALQVSSALLEKFILINSSLESSTGAANRINQSTLESIRETVSKSGNRATDLAVVKQADEVRQLTSSIIGDIDAIKQQLINDAGGGLDEEGHIKNPSEEDKVAITMIGGRKNGKAYELQQKLNQYAQKLNQYNPTAKFGALAVDANEDPVASRAKDQRNKDFAELNFEQTPVPAALAVLSQKQSEIRRMEGQTLDYLATKVGAQDVKFDKIMAMLSMESKVVVAGTKFKGEMFLAASSSGIQPRMSLNGGSVRMQDGRGIIEFTAQGGAYDKNGLARRVLTGAITYTTPAGENKTVNLNQEYFVAKPSYQIETGTMPPLYFECANRLSIQSPQLGALWNPSFSPQGAAVLAGGERGKITIVPSSNQVALTISNQGNVLGTERFRVNRVPRPTLQYYAGGSLVDERRGMSASAVRSIRVQAVADESFKNYSPEDANFRVNGVTVSLARGNRRVAGVQLSGEGGSVASLAAQAQPGDRYVIEVEQVQRRNFRGEIKEVNMGRPVYNIPLN from the coding sequence ATGGCAGGCGCAAAAGAATCACCCCGTCAGAAAATGATCGGGATGATGTATCTGGTATTGACCGCAATGCTGGCCCTTCAAGTCAGTTCGGCCCTACTGGAGAAATTCATCCTGATCAATAGCAGCTTGGAAAGCTCGACTGGGGCAGCCAACCGAATTAACCAGTCAACCCTCGAATCCATCCGGGAAACGGTGTCCAAGTCCGGTAACCGGGCTACCGACCTTGCCGTCGTGAAGCAGGCAGACGAAGTTCGTCAGCTGACCAGCTCCATCATCGGAGATATTGATGCTATTAAGCAGCAATTGATCAACGATGCTGGCGGTGGTCTGGACGAAGAAGGGCATATCAAGAACCCCAGCGAAGAAGATAAGGTAGCCATCACGATGATCGGCGGCCGTAAGAACGGTAAGGCGTACGAACTGCAGCAGAAGCTGAACCAGTACGCGCAGAAACTGAACCAGTACAATCCGACGGCGAAATTTGGCGCCCTGGCCGTTGATGCCAACGAAGACCCCGTTGCCAGCCGCGCCAAAGACCAGCGTAACAAGGACTTCGCCGAGCTGAACTTCGAACAGACGCCGGTTCCGGCAGCTCTGGCCGTGTTGAGTCAGAAGCAGTCCGAAATCCGCCGCATGGAAGGCCAGACGCTGGACTACCTCGCCACGAAAGTCGGCGCGCAGGACGTGAAATTCGACAAAATCATGGCTATGCTCAGCATGGAGTCGAAAGTGGTGGTAGCCGGTACGAAGTTCAAAGGAGAAATGTTCCTGGCCGCTTCGTCCAGCGGAATTCAGCCGCGGATGAGCCTGAACGGGGGTTCGGTTCGTATGCAGGATGGCCGGGGTATCATTGAATTTACGGCTCAGGGCGGTGCTTACGACAAAAACGGTCTGGCCCGCCGCGTACTGACCGGCGCTATTACCTACACGACACCGGCTGGCGAGAATAAAACGGTTAACCTGAACCAGGAATACTTCGTGGCCAAGCCTTCGTACCAGATTGAAACGGGTACAATGCCGCCGCTGTATTTTGAATGTGCCAACCGGTTGAGCATTCAGAGCCCGCAACTGGGTGCGCTCTGGAACCCGAGCTTCTCGCCGCAGGGCGCAGCCGTTCTGGCCGGTGGCGAACGGGGAAAAATTACGATTGTTCCTAGTTCTAATCAGGTCGCGCTGACGATCAGCAACCAGGGTAATGTACTGGGTACGGAACGTTTCCGGGTGAACCGCGTACCAAGACCGACCCTGCAGTACTATGCGGGTGGTTCTCTGGTCGATGAGCGCCGGGGCATGTCGGCCTCAGCTGTACGAAGCATCCGGGTACAGGCCGTTGCTGACGAAAGCTTTAAAAATTATTCTCCGGAAGATGCGAATTTCCGGGTAAACGGTGTTACCGTAAGCTTAGCCCGCGGTAACCGTCGGGTGGCGGGGGTACAGCTTTCCGGAGAGGGTGGTTCGGTAGCCTCTCTGGCGGCACAGGCCCAACCGGGCGACCGTTATGTGATCGAAGTGGAGCAGGTGCAGCGACGTAACTTCCGCGGAGAAATCAAGGAAGTAAACATGGGCCGTCCGGTTTACAACATTCCGTTAAACTAA